In Flavobacterium sp. CBA20B-1, one DNA window encodes the following:
- a CDS encoding 1,4-dihydroxy-2-naphthoate polyprenyltransferase, which yields MKKWIKAARLRTLPLSVSGIILGSACAYHAVPSHASFWLIFGLCLLTTLFFQVLSNYANDYGDAVKGTDNDNRVGPQRAIQSGEISKQAMKKAIIITSVLGLLSSVAVIYCSFGKEQFFQAIIYLVLAVACVGAAIKYTVGSSAYGYRGLGDVFVFVFFGLVSTLGVYYLYLHSIDLKILFPAVAIGLLSTAVLNMNNMRDIENDAAMNKNTLVVKMGYAKAKNYHFFLIITAVIAFNIFAFETFTKWYQFAYVLALIPLFKNLAVVAKTKNARKLDPELKRIALITFFVSLLFSIAIILN from the coding sequence ATGAAAAAATGGATTAAAGCTGCACGTTTGCGTACGTTGCCATTGTCGGTTTCCGGTATTATTTTGGGCAGTGCATGTGCCTATCACGCCGTTCCATCACACGCTTCGTTTTGGTTAATTTTTGGACTGTGTTTGCTAACCACGTTGTTTTTTCAGGTGCTTTCTAACTATGCCAACGATTATGGCGATGCAGTAAAAGGTACCGATAACGATAATAGAGTAGGACCCCAAAGAGCCATTCAAAGCGGCGAAATATCCAAACAAGCTATGAAAAAAGCGATTATAATCACTTCGGTACTGGGATTGCTTTCATCGGTGGCTGTAATCTATTGTTCGTTTGGTAAAGAACAGTTTTTTCAAGCAATAATTTATTTGGTTTTAGCTGTGGCTTGCGTTGGTGCTGCTATAAAATATACAGTTGGATCATCTGCTTACGGTTATCGTGGGTTGGGTGATGTGTTTGTGTTTGTGTTTTTTGGATTGGTAAGCACTTTAGGGGTGTATTATTTATATTTGCATAGCATCGATTTAAAAATATTGTTTCCAGCAGTTGCAATTGGCTTGCTAAGTACAGCTGTATTAAACATGAACAATATGCGCGATATTGAAAACGATGCCGCCATGAATAAAAACACACTTGTAGTGAAAATGGGATATGCAAAAGCTAAAAATTACCACTTTTTTTTAATCATTACTGCTGTTATTGCGTTCAATATTTTTGCTTTTGAAACCTTCACAAAATGGTATCAATTTGCATATGTTTTGGCATTGATTCCGCTGTTTAAAAATTTAGCCGTTGTGGCAAAAACAAAAAATGCTCGAAAGTTAGATCCCGAATTAAAACGCATTGCACTCATTACTTTTTTTGTATCTTTATTATTCTCAATTGCAATCATTTTAAATTAA
- a CDS encoding metal-dependent hydrolase — MKITYYGHASLGIEINDIHIIVDPFISANELAKHIDVNSLKAHYILITHAHGDHILDVETIAKNTGATIVSNAEIAGYYEAKGFKAHPMNHGGSWDFDFGRLKYVNAIHSSSFPDGTYGGQPGGFVIEADNKNLYIAGDTALTYDLKLVSMRNPLDLAILPIGSNFTMDVDDAAVAAEFLDVTKVLGYHYDTFGYIKIDHEVAKQKFANKHKELILLPVGDSIVI; from the coding sequence ATGAAAATAACGTATTACGGACATGCGTCCTTAGGAATCGAAATAAACGACATTCATATTATTGTAGATCCTTTTATTTCGGCAAACGAATTGGCAAAACATATTGATGTAAACTCTTTAAAGGCCCATTATATCTTAATTACACATGCACACGGCGATCATATTTTAGACGTGGAAACTATTGCAAAAAATACAGGTGCTACGATTGTGTCAAATGCAGAGATTGCAGGGTATTATGAAGCAAAAGGTTTTAAAGCACATCCAATGAATCACGGGGGAAGCTGGGATTTTGATTTTGGGCGTTTAAAATATGTAAATGCCATTCATTCAAGTAGTTTTCCCGATGGAACTTATGGCGGACAACCTGGAGGTTTTGTAATTGAAGCCGATAATAAAAATTTATATATTGCCGGTGACACGGCGTTGACTTATGATTTGAAACTGGTTTCTATGCGAAATCCTTTAGATTTAGCCATTTTACCAATAGGAAGCAACTTTACAATGGATGTTGACGACGCTGCTGTGGCTGCTGAATTTTTAGATGTAACAAAAGTATTAGGCTATCATTATGATACTTTTGGATACATTAAAATCGATCACGAAGTGGCAAAACAAAAATTCGCAAACAAACACAAAGAACTGATTTTATTGCCTGTGGGTGATTCAATTGTAATATAA